In Candidatus Ozemobacteraceae bacterium, one genomic interval encodes:
- a CDS encoding purine-nucleoside phosphorylase, translated as MKTKLEQALAMLRGRIATPPAVAVVLGSGLGKFAEKVEDPVVVEYRDIPHFPVSTVKGHSGRLVCGRVGGKQVAVMQGRFHYYEGYSMAEVTFPIRVLRGLGCADLIITNASGGLNRTFSVGDLMVMTDHINHMGDNPLRGKNDDSVGPRFPPMQGVYTP; from the coding sequence ATGAAGACCAAACTGGAACAGGCTCTTGCGATGCTTCGCGGGAGGATCGCGACGCCGCCGGCCGTGGCCGTCGTGCTCGGCTCGGGACTGGGAAAATTCGCCGAAAAGGTCGAAGATCCGGTCGTGGTCGAGTATCGAGACATCCCGCATTTCCCCGTATCGACCGTGAAAGGCCACTCGGGCCGCCTCGTCTGCGGCCGCGTCGGCGGAAAGCAAGTCGCCGTCATGCAGGGCCGGTTCCATTACTACGAAGGTTACAGCATGGCCGAGGTCACCTTCCCGATCCGCGTTCTTCGAGGACTGGGGTGCGCCGACCTGATCATCACCAACGCCTCCGGCGGCCTGAACCGGACCTTCTCGGTCGGCGACCTGATGGTCATGACCGATCATATCAACCACATGGGCGACAACCCCCTTCGCGGAAAGAACGACGACAGCGTCGGGCCGCGGTTCCCGCCGATGCAGGGCGTATACACGCCGGA